Genomic window (Alnus glutinosa chromosome 9, dhAlnGlut1.1, whole genome shotgun sequence):
agatatacAATCAATGGAAGAAAAGCCTGAATAACAGACCAACCAGAGCTTGTAACTCTTATATGAAACAGCAAAAGGAACTTCCCTGGTTATATTACTCATACACAGCTAGGATGAACCACCATACATGACTGCATTGTCTCATGCATAGAAACGAAGAGGACAAATTAAGAGGCCAAGGCAGTAATAAATATTCAAATGTAATCTATCTTGAGCTACAACAACCCATTACCGATCACTCCCATAGAAGATTTGGCTTAACTAAAGAGTGCACAAGTAGCACAAACTTCAATTCGATAACGGATTTGGCTTGCCTCTGGACCTCTGGTGATCAAATAACTGGAGATCTCCCATGGCTCAAGTAAACGATGAAGATTGCAAGACGAATTTTAGCCCTTACCATTGTCAGTGATTTCTTCCTCAGTCTTGCAATCTTCGCCGTTTATTTGAACTATAGGAGATCTCTAGGTATTTAATCACCGGAGGCATGCCAAATCCTTCTATAACAATTTCTGCCATTTGCTGAAGCAGCATAGGTTTTTAATATTCCCATATTTATGTTTCTCAATGCTCATCCAAATATTCACCCGCTATATTTACTACATAGAAACTTCCATAAGTAGCCAAATTTCACGCCCAACACCACATACACACTCTCAAACCTCAGTTATACCACTCTGCatcaatcaaaacaagaaaaattaacACAAACTACCACCAAACTCGTGaacaaagtttttctctaatttaaGCCAGTAGTGTCTAAATTGCATGTAATTCTGGTCTCTTGAGGCAAGCATGTTTAAAATGCATCTTAAAATTACGTCTAATTTGAACGAACAGAGTTAAAAGAAATTCCTCCTTATTTGGAGGAACACTttgtttatataataataataaaaataaataaacaaataatgagTGACTAACCTTCAATTTCTTCTCCTTCATCCTCTTCATACTCATCCTCGGTCTCGCCCTCATACCCATCAACCCCATACCTTTCATTCAAATAGTCCACCGCAGCCCGAGTCAGCACCACCTTATCCGCATTCAAAATGTCGAACAAGTTCAACGTCCTCGGCGTCAACATCTTCAGCGTCCCGATATTCCGGCTAGAAAGCCTCACATTGTCCGATATTTCGGTCATCAAGAACATCGACTTCTCTTTCGGGTCGACCCCCCACCTCTTCAACGCCTCAATAAACTCCTTCGTCCTCGGCTTCTCAAACCTGTCCCTAAAATCCTCCACCACGATCGTGTTAACTGCAGCGCTCGCCATTGCTGTCGATATCGCCAGCCTCTTCTCTTTCCGATTGATCTTAATGGACCAGTCTCTTGGCTTGGGCCCGAACACCACACCCCCACCGGGCCGAAGCGGGGTCCTTATGGACCCCTGGCGGGCCCGGCCCGTCTTCTTCTGTGGGTAGGGCTTCCTGCCGCCGCCTCTAACCTCAGCGCGGGTGAGCGTGGAGGCGGTACCGCGGCGCTTGTTCTGGAGGTCTGTAATGATGGCTCGGTGAACGACGGCGCGCGCGGTTTCGGGTGGGGCCGACTTGAGGTCGAGCTGGGTCTCGCTTATTTTCTCGCCGGTGAATGAGAGAACTGGAAGGGTGGCGAGCTGGGAGGTGAGCGAGAGGGGTTTCACCGTTGGGGTTTTAAGCGAATTGGGcctgaagattgaagaagagaGCTTTGGGGTTTGGTTTGAGGAGGTGAGGAAGATTGAGGAGGAGAAGAATGAAAGAGATGGTGGTGTTGTGGAGGTCGCCATTTTtcaaagctttgtgctttgtgTGTGAGCGACAGAGAGAGTGGACCGTGGGATTGTTATCCAGTAGCCTATCCTGGACTTTCACACTGATAATAGTACGGAAAATCGGTTCTACTCTGTGGAGTATATATTTTGCTCAAATTTCTTAGGTTAGAATTCTTAAAATTTAAGGCTAAATATGTTTCAACCATGTGTTTTAAggcctttattttttgtttgatgaagtgcatttcataaaaaaaaaaaaaaaaaaaattaatagaagtCTGTATTAACACTTTTTAGAAGCCGACATCTGTTCTAtgcattaaaaatattaaaataataaaataataaaactaaaaaaatatagaagtattaaaaaataaaaaatagagaaaggaTGGCTATAGCCGGTTTGGAGGTGATTGAACCACCCTTATGGCCTTTGGAGGTGGTTCAGTcatcccaaaaagaaaatgagagtggGTTCGGCCACCATCCGGTTTGGGAGTAGATTCGGCCATCCCAAATCACCCagtttaggggtggccgaaaccaccctcAAAAGCCTTAGggttggttcggccaccccattcGAGTGGAAACATGTTACATGCACATCActtgtacatcacttttttaaattaattattggatttgtAAGACTCACATGTGTTATACATCACctcctctatttttttcttcttttttttttttaatgcttttattttattattattattttttttaatgcataagaCATGTGTCAGCTTCTGAGAGGTGTTGACATGAACTTTCgtcaatttttttatgaaaatttagacggaggtaccatttttATCTTTAACCATAAATAAGATACCAAATTAAAGTACTATCTACGATAATAAATGAACTATAGTGGGGCAAAATATAAAGGCATTAAACCATAAGGGCAAAAACATATTCATCCCTAAAATTTAGTTATTAGATTGATAATTTTGTcatatcaatatattttttcttcttaaaagactagggtttctatttttttttttaaaaatcaaatcaaatcgaaaaaaaaaataaaattaagcgTCTTGGAACTTATAgtaaaggctttcccttttgCCTTTTTCcatgtttgaatagtaataataataatttttttttttttttaaaaaaaaaaaagcctttcaAGGTTATAATTGGGTATTTGGGTGTAAGGAACTGGAATTTCCTCATCAACAATTAATCCAAAGGAAAGGAGGATCCTTTATTTTCACTTAAAGGCAGGAgaatcttaattttgtttaaacatTCCTctttagaaatatttttaaagtaaaaataataaaagaaaagatgcaATGCtctcctcctctttttttttttttttttttagagcctCTTCTATACGGTAGTGGCAAAAAAGAGGGGGTTTATGCCTACTAATAATCACTTGACATATcagctaaaagcaaaaaaatgctaaaaaataaattttggtgAAGTGGACAATCCCTCTCACAACTTCAGAGTACCACcattccaaaacaaaagaaaaactccACTGCACGTCCGCCCAACGTCCGCCCATCCGCCGTCTGCCTGTCAGCCGGTCCGCCGATCCACCCCTAATCCGCCCCAAATCACCGCACGTCTGCCtggactgaaaaaaaaatatgaaaaaaaaaactgaagctcATCAACCCAACCCGTCAGCCGACTGCCTCTTCCCCATCGCCGGACGGCCGGTCCTCCAGCCACAACGATTCGGTCACAGAGATCCGACAACCACAGACGAGCCTCCAGATCCTCTTCCCCGTGACCT
Coding sequences:
- the LOC133878380 gene encoding large ribosomal subunit protein uL4c translates to MATSTTPPSLSFFSSSIFLTSSNQTPKLSSSIFRPNSLKTPTVKPLSLTSQLATLPVLSFTGEKISETQLDLKSAPPETARAVVHRAIITDLQNKRRGTASTLTRAEVRGGGRKPYPQKKTGRARQGSIRTPLRPGGGVVFGPKPRDWSIKINRKEKRLAISTAMASAAVNTIVVEDFRDRFEKPRTKEFIEALKRWGVDPKEKSMFLMTEISDNVRLSSRNIGTLKMLTPRTLNLFDILNADKVVLTRAAVDYLNERYGVDGYEGETEDEYEEDEGEEIEGAEADENSDATE